A genomic stretch from Pagrus major chromosome 3, Pma_NU_1.0 includes:
- the LOC140993570 gene encoding uncharacterized protein — MSKVQTLRVFVKQRLTAAAEEIFELFERTIAEYEEELGRHRKLLDAVFKPQVQLHRADVQQLLVSEEEDPPEQQERSSSLDQEDPPELPHINEEQEELWTSQEGEQLGGLEEADNTKFTFSPVKSEEDEEEKPQSSQLHQRQTEQMETEADGEDCGGPEPDRTSDPDTYLQSVTDGGMSHSSEPETDDSSDWEETRKPQVHSEERGSSCSVCKKTFPGRSQVVMHMRTHTGEKPFSCSVCGKRFSLKGHLKQHLVVHTGEKPFSCSVCGKRFSHKGHLQQHLVVHTGERPFSCSVCGKKFTQKSSLSVHFRLHAGEKPFSCSVCKKTFPSRCHVVIHMRTHTGEKPFSCSVCGKRFSQKGHLKQHSVVHTGEKPFSCSVCGKKFKQKLSLTAHLRRHT, encoded by the exons ATGTCTAAAGTCCAAACGCTGAGAGTGTTTGTGAAGCAGCGACTGACTGCGGCTGCTGAAGAGATATTTGAGCTGTTTGAAAGGACGATAGCAGAGTACGAGGAGGAACTGGGTCGGCACCGGAAACTACTGGACGCTGTTTTCAAGCctcaggtccagttacacagAGCAG acgtccagcagctgttggtgagtgaagaagaggatcctcctgagcagcaggagaggagctccagtctggaccaggagGACCCACCAGAGCTGCCACACATTAacgaggaacaggaggaactctggaccagtcaggagggagagcagcttggagggctggaggaggctgataACACCAAGTTCACCTTCAGTcctgtgaagagtgaagaagatgaggaagagaaacctcagtcctcacagcttcatcaaagacaaactgaacagatggagacagaagctgatggagaggactgtggaggaccagaaccagacaGGACCTCAGATCCAGATACATATTTACAATCAGTTACTGATGGCGGGATGTCACACTCCTCTGAACCTGAGACTGATGACAGCAGTGATTGGGAGGAGACCAGGAAGCCTCAGGTCCATTCAGAGGAACGAGGTTCcagctgctcagtttgtaaaaaaaCTTTTCCAGGCAGATCTCAGGTTGTGAtgcacatgagaacccacacaggggagaaaccCTTCAGTTGTTCAGTTTGTGGTAAAAGATTTTCACTAAAGGGACATCTGAAACAACACTTGGTCGtccacacaggggagaaaccGTTCAGTTGCTCAGTTTGTGGTAAAAGATTTTCACACAAGGGACATCTGCAACAACACTTGGTCGTCCACACAGGGGAGAGACCGTTCAGTTGTTCTGTCTGTGGTAAGAAATTCACACAAAAGTCGTCTTTGAGCGTACACTTTAGACTTCATGCAGGAGAAAAACCATTCAGTTGTTCAGTTTGTAAAAAAACTTTTCCAAGCAGATGTCATGTTGTgatccacatgagaacccacacaggggagaaaccATTCAGTTGCTCAGTTTGTGGTAAAAGATTTTCACAAAAGGGACATCTGAAACAACACTCGGTCGtccacacaggggagaaaccGTTCAGTTGTTCTGTCTGTGgtaagaaattcaaacaaaagtTGTCTTTGACTGCACACTTGAGACGTCATACATGA
- the LOC140994089 gene encoding uncharacterized protein, with protein MSKVQTLRVFVKQRLTAAAEEIFELFERTIAEYEEELGRHRKLLDAAFKPQVQLHRADVQQLLQSEEEDPPEQQERSSSLDQEDPPELPHIKEEQEELWTSQEGEQLGGLEEADNTKFTFSPVKSDEDDEEKPQSSQLHQRQTEQMETEADGEDCGGPEPDRTSDPDRYLQSVTDGGMSHSSEAETDDNASEPETDDSSDWEETRKPQVHSEERGFSCTVCKKTFSSRSHVVRHMRTHTGERRFSCSVCGKRFSRNNHLQQHSVVHTGEKPFSCSVCGKKFTQKSSLTTHFRLHTGEKPYTCSVCQSSFSLRQRLIVHMRIHRAAPEIDGAERTVNAAHIRASRRFLTECFWRKSSCESVKMSKVQTLRVFVKQRLTAAAEEIFELFERTIAEYEEELGRHRKLLDAVFKPQVQLHRADVQQLLQSEEEDPPEQQERSSSLDQEDPPELPHIKEEQEELWTSQEGEQLGGLEEADNTKFTFSPVKSEEDDEEKPQSSQLHQRQTEQMETEADGEDCGGPEPDRTSDPDRYLQSVTDGGMSHSSEAKTDDNASEPETDDSSDREETRKPQVHSEERGSSCSVCKKTFPSRSQVVRHMRTHTGEKPFSCSVCGKRFSRRHHLQQHSVVHTGEKQFSCSVCGTKFTQKSSLTAHLRLHTGEKPYTCSVCQSSFSLRENLNKHMRIHTGENPISCPVCGKRFSRNNHLKQHVVVHTGEKPFSCSVCGKKFTQKSSLTAHLRLHTGEKPYTCSVCQSSFSRRQRLVVHMRIHRAAVLTA; from the exons ATGTCTAAAGTCCAAACGCTGAGAGTGTTTGTGAAGCAGCGACTGACTGCGGCTGCTGAAGAGATATTTGAGCTGTTTGAAAGGACGATAGCAGAGTACGAGGAGGAACTGGGTCGGCACCGGAAACTACTGGACGCTGCTTTCAAGCctcaggtccagttacacagAGCAG acgtccagcagctgttacagagtgaagaagaggatcctcctgagcagcaggagaggagctccagtctggaccaggagGACCCACCAGAGCTGCCACACATtaaggaggaacaggaggaactctggaccagtcaggagggagagcagcttggagggctggaggaggctgataACACCAAGTTCACCTTCAGTCCTGTGAAGAGTGAcgaagatgatgaagagaaacctcagtcctcacagcttcatcaaagacaaactgaacagatggagacagaagctgatggagaggactgtggaggaccagaaccagacaGGACCTCAGATCCAGACAGATATTTACAATCAGTTACTGATGGCGGGATGTCACACTCCTCTGAAGCCGAGACTGATGACAACGCCTCTGAACCTGAGACTGATGACAGCAGTGACTGGGAGGAGACCAGGAAGCCTCAGGTCCATTCAGAGGAACGAGGTTTCAGCTGCACAGTTtgtaaaaaaactttttcaagcAGATCTCATGTTGTGAggcacatgagaacccacacaggggAGAGACGGTTCAGTTGTTCTGTCTGTGGTAAAAGATTTTCACGAAATAATCATCTGCAACAACACTCGGTCGTCCACACGGGGGAGAAACCGTTCAGTTGTTCTGTCTGTGGTAAGAAATTCACACAAAAGTCGTCTTTGACTACACACTTTAGACTTCATACAGGAGAAAAACCTTACACATGCTCAGTTTGTCAATCAAGTTTCAGTCTCAGACAGAGGTTGATCGtacacatgagaatccacagagctgct CCGGAAATAGACGGAGCCGAACGGACCGTAAACGCAGCGCACATCAGAGCGAGCAGACGGTTTTTAACGGAGTGTTTCTGGAGGAAAAGTTCGTGTGAGTCAGTAAAAATGTCTAAAGTCCAAACGCTGAGAGTGTTTGTGAAGCAGCGACTGACTGCGGCTGCTGAAGAGATATTTGAGCTGTTTGAAAGGACGATAGCAGAGTACGAGGAGGAACTGGGTCGGCACCGGAAACTACTGGACGCTGTTTTCAAGCctcaggtccagttacacagAGCAG acgtccagcagctgttacagagtgaagaagaggatcctcctgagcagcaggagaggagctccagtctggaccaggagGACCCACCAGAGCTGccacacattaaagaggaacaggaggaactctggaccagtcaggagggagagcagcttggagggctggaggaggctgataACACCAAGTTCACCTTCAGTcctgtgaagagtgaagaagatgatgaagagaaacctcagtcctcacagcttcatcaaagacaaactgaacagatggagacagaagctgatggagaggactgtggaggaccagaaccagacaGGACCTCAGATCCAGACAGATATTTACAATCAGTTACTGATGGCGGGATGTCACACTCCTCTGAAGCCAAGACTGATGACAACGCCTCTGAACCTGAGACTGATGACAGCAGTGATCGGGAGGAGACCAGGAAGCCTCAGGTCCATTCAGAGGAACGAGGTTCcagctgctcagtttgtaaaaaaaCTTTTCCAAGCAGATCTCAGGTTGTGAggcacatgagaacccacacaggggagaaaccATTCAGTTGCTCAGTTTGTGGTAAAAGATTTTCACGAAGGCATCATCTGCAACAACACTCGGTCGtccacacaggggagaaacAGTTCAGTTGTTCTGTCTGTGGTACGAAATTCACACAAAAGTCGTCTTTGACTGCACACTTGAGACTTCATACAGGAGAAAAACCTTACACATGCTCAGTTTGTCAATCAAGTTTCAGTCTTAGAGAGAATCTGAACAaacacatgagaatccacactggaGAGAACCCAATAAGCTGCCCAGTTTGTGGTAAAAGATTTTCACGAAATAATCATCTGAAACAACACGTGGTCGtccacacaggggagaaaccGTTCAGTTGTTCTGTCTGTGGTAAGAAATTCACACAAAAGTCGTCTTTGACTGCACACTTGAGACTTCATACAGGAGAAAAACCTTACACATGCTCAGTTTGTCAATCAAGTTTCAGTCGCAGACAGAGGTTGGTCGtacacatgagaatccacagagctgctgtgctGACGGCGTAA